A single genomic interval of Nostoc commune NIES-4072 harbors:
- a CDS encoding LysM peptidoglycan-binding domain-containing protein, which translates to MIFSSLTASFLLPELSNLIFQKNDYAAQAQQRNITQYTVAPGDFLSNIAERFYGDGSEASWRKIYEANRSVIGPDPTQLQAGMVLVIPEANQSQPNSVASRGSFQDMLLALGRRETGQENPPYNIENQLGFIGKYQFGEALLIDLGYYRANFYYGNGASRNEWQGTWTGKNGVNSKQDFLNNQNNVQETAIQEAFALNLSRINSQLGQNGLSVRQFIGQQRGGVVITISGILAAAHLRGEGGVVQLLLNNQVSQDENGTSILTYLREFGGFQTPFD; encoded by the coding sequence GTGATTTTTTCATCTTTAACTGCATCATTTTTATTACCTGAATTGAGCAATCTTATTTTCCAAAAAAATGATTATGCTGCACAAGCACAGCAGAGAAATATAACTCAATATACAGTTGCACCTGGTGATTTTTTATCAAATATTGCTGAGAGATTTTATGGTGATGGTAGTGAAGCTTCGTGGAGAAAAATTTATGAAGCTAATAGGTCTGTAATTGGGCCTGATCCTACTCAACTCCAGGCTGGAATGGTACTTGTTATACCTGAAGCTAATCAGTCTCAGCCCAATAGTGTTGCTAGCAGGGGTAGTTTCCAGGATATGCTACTAGCCCTAGGACGAAGAGAAACAGGGCAAGAAAATCCACCTTATAATATTGAGAACCAGTTGGGTTTTATTGGCAAGTATCAATTTGGTGAAGCTCTATTAATTGATCTTGGATACTATCGAGCTAATTTTTATTATGGCAATGGTGCTAGTAGAAATGAGTGGCAGGGTACGTGGACAGGAAAAAATGGTGTTAATAGCAAGCAAGATTTTTTAAATAATCAGAATAATGTGCAAGAAACGGCTATTCAAGAAGCTTTCGCATTGAACTTAAGTCGAATCAACAGTCAACTTGGACAGAATGGACTCTCCGTAAGACAATTTATCGGACAACAACGAGGAGGAGTAGTCATCACAATATCTGGAATTCTAGCAGCTGCTCATCTGCGTGGGGAAGGAGGCGTTGTCCAACTGCTGCTGAATAACCAGGTTTCTCAAGATGAAAATGGCACTTCTATTCTCACTTATTTAAGAGAATTTGGCGGATTCCAAACTCCGTTCGATTAA
- a CDS encoding glycosyltransferase, which yields MHIGFLNPQGNFDSANSHITKHPDFGGQLIYVKQVALAIAQMGHKVDILTRQIIDPEWPEFAETFETYPGVDNVRIIRLPAGPKEFLPKELLWPHLVADWVPNILKFYQEQGGLPDAMTAHYGDGGLCGVLIEEETGIPFTFTAHSLGAQKMDKLEVTSENLTEIDEQFNFRYRILAERLSMNRSAINITSTRQERFEQYSHRVYSGAVDVNNDNRFAIILPGADFSIFGAKARSENEEATYQHIQERLARDIAETRRDLPVIVASSRLELKKNILGLVQAFAMSPTLQERANLVLITGGLDDPLREEASDGIAEEVLAPIREVVKEKDLWGKVSAFGLSDQSQESLAATYRFLVKRRSVFALTALYEPFGLAPLEAAVAGLPVVATKNGGPSESFRQGDKEYGVLVDPEDTADIARGLERLLCNAQEWEYFAQAGQQRVLKKYTWESTAENYLTLLEQILSSPETRPRAELLPIHAYFRNPESQTDVFLEELGDLYFGSNQKVLINAG from the coding sequence ATGCACATTGGATTTCTCAACCCTCAAGGCAATTTTGATTCAGCCAATAGTCACATAACGAAACACCCAGATTTTGGGGGTCAGCTGATCTACGTTAAGCAAGTTGCCCTAGCCATAGCTCAAATGGGTCATAAAGTTGATATTCTCACCCGTCAAATTATTGACCCAGAATGGCCAGAGTTTGCTGAAACATTTGAGACATATCCAGGGGTCGATAACGTCCGCATTATCCGCTTACCTGCTGGGCCAAAAGAATTTCTCCCTAAAGAGTTGTTATGGCCTCATCTGGTTGCTGATTGGGTACCCAACATCTTGAAATTTTATCAAGAGCAAGGTGGCTTACCCGATGCTATGACTGCTCACTACGGCGATGGAGGACTTTGTGGCGTTCTAATTGAAGAGGAGACAGGCATACCTTTTACCTTTACTGCTCATTCTCTCGGCGCTCAAAAGATGGATAAACTAGAAGTCACCTCAGAAAATCTCACGGAAATAGATGAGCAATTTAATTTCAGATATCGCATTTTAGCCGAACGCCTGAGCATGAATCGCTCCGCTATTAATATCACTAGTACACGACAAGAACGCTTTGAACAGTATTCTCATCGAGTCTATAGTGGTGCAGTGGATGTAAACAATGACAATCGCTTTGCAATAATTCTACCGGGAGCGGATTTCTCGATTTTCGGTGCAAAGGCACGTTCCGAAAATGAGGAAGCTACCTACCAACACATTCAGGAGCGATTGGCACGGGACATTGCAGAAACCCGTCGAGATTTGCCCGTTATTGTAGCATCCAGTCGATTAGAGCTTAAAAAAAACATATTGGGGCTAGTGCAAGCCTTCGCAATGAGTCCAACACTTCAGGAACGAGCTAACTTGGTGCTAATTACAGGGGGACTGGACGATCCTTTGCGAGAGGAAGCTAGTGACGGCATAGCTGAAGAGGTATTAGCTCCCATTCGGGAAGTGGTCAAAGAAAAAGACTTGTGGGGCAAGGTGAGTGCCTTTGGCTTGTCAGATCAGTCTCAAGAGTCACTGGCAGCAACCTATCGGTTTTTGGTTAAACGCCGCTCAGTATTTGCGCTGACCGCACTTTATGAACCTTTTGGGCTTGCTCCCTTAGAAGCGGCAGTTGCAGGTTTACCAGTGGTAGCAACTAAGAATGGTGGCCCCAGCGAGAGCTTCCGACAGGGAGATAAGGAATATGGCGTACTCGTTGACCCAGAAGATACTGCTGATATTGCACGCGGCTTAGAGCGGTTGCTATGTAATGCTCAGGAGTGGGAGTATTTTGCCCAAGCTGGTCAGCAACGGGTGCTAAAGAAGTACACTTGGGAATCTACTGCTGAAAACTATCTGACTTTGCTTGAGCAGATTCTGTCTTCACCGGAAACCCGCCCTCGTGCTGAACTCCTTCCCATTCATGCCTACTTCCGTAATCCAGAATCGCAGACCGATGTTTTTTTGGAAGAATTGGGCGACCTTTACTTTGGAAGTAATCAAAAGGTATTAATAAATGCGGGTTAA
- a CDS encoding transaldolase — protein sequence MSKNLLEQLRQVTVVVADTGDIQAIEKFKPQDATTNPSLITAAAQMPEYQGIVDQTLLQAKKDAGAGATQAQIVSLAFDRLAVAFGLKILQIIPGRVSTEVDARLSYDTEATVTKARELIAQYKAAGIGRDRVLIKIASTWEGIRAAEILEKEGIHCNLTLLFGLHQAIACAEAGITLISPFVGRILDWYKKDTGRDSYPATEDPGVLSVTKIYNYYKKFGYKTEVMGASFRNIGEITELAGSDLLTISPSLLAELQATVGELPRKLDPAKAANLEIEKISIDKATYDKMHAADRMATDKLDEGIKGFTKALEDLEKLLADRLVRLEGEVVAAH from the coding sequence ATGTCTAAGAATTTACTGGAACAATTGCGACAAGTGACTGTTGTAGTCGCAGATACAGGGGATATCCAGGCAATTGAAAAGTTCAAACCCCAAGACGCCACCACCAATCCTTCGCTGATAACTGCTGCGGCGCAGATGCCAGAATATCAGGGAATTGTTGATCAAACTCTACTCCAAGCGAAGAAAGATGCTGGAGCCGGAGCCACCCAAGCACAGATAGTTTCTCTAGCTTTTGACCGTTTGGCAGTCGCTTTTGGATTAAAGATTTTGCAAATCATTCCCGGTCGCGTGTCTACGGAAGTGGATGCTCGCTTGTCTTACGATACCGAAGCTACCGTAACTAAAGCACGGGAATTAATTGCCCAGTATAAAGCTGCTGGAATTGGGCGCGATCGCGTTTTAATTAAAATCGCCAGTACTTGGGAAGGTATTCGCGCTGCGGAAATTCTCGAAAAAGAAGGTATTCACTGTAACCTTACCTTGTTGTTTGGTCTTCACCAAGCGATCGCCTGTGCAGAAGCCGGCATTACCCTAATTTCTCCCTTCGTTGGCCGGATTCTCGACTGGTACAAAAAAGATACCGGACGCGATAGCTACCCAGCAACCGAAGATCCCGGAGTTTTGTCCGTTACCAAAATCTACAACTACTACAAGAAATTCGGCTATAAAACCGAAGTTATGGGAGCTAGCTTCCGTAACATTGGTGAAATTACTGAACTTGCAGGTAGTGATTTGCTAACTATTTCGCCATCCCTTTTGGCTGAATTGCAAGCAACTGTTGGAGAACTGCCACGCAAACTCGACCCTGCTAAGGCAGCAAACTTGGAAATCGAAAAGATATCCATTGACAAAGCTACTTATGACAAGATGCATGCCGCCGACCGCATGGCAACCGACAAACTAGATGAGGGGATCAAAGGTTTCACCAAGGCACTAGAAGACCTTGAGAAACTTTTAGCAGACCGACTAGTTCGCCTTGAAGGAGAGGTAGTAGCAGCTCATTAG
- the glgX gene encoding glycogen debranching protein GlgX yields MYIAVWPGNVYPLGATWDGKGTNFALFSENATSVELCLFDADNDEIRLPLTEKNNFVWHAYLPGVGPGQRYGFRVHGPWAPELGHRFNPNKLLIDPYAKAIDGEIIDNPANFGYSLDAPEQDLAFSDLDNAEIMPKCIVVDQSFDWGDDKLLSIPWHETIIYETHVKGFTKLHPEIPEELRGTYAGLAHPAAIQYLQQLGITSVELMPVHHFLSSPGFLVDKGLKNYWGYDSINYLTPYSGYSASGSLGQQVTEFKQMVKDLHAAGIEVILDVVYNHTGEGNHLGPTLSLRGIDNAVYYRLVKDNSRYYMDFTGCGNSLNVRHAQVLKLIMDSLRYWVTEMHVDGFRFDLASALARELYEVDNLAAFFDIIHQDPVLADVKLIAEPWDLGEGGYQVGNFPLRWSEWNGRYRDTVRDFWRGEDDSLGQFAYCFTGSPDLYQANGRNPSASINFITAHDGFTLNDLVSYNEKHNQANGEDSRDGESHNRSWNCGVEGETDDPDVIRLRERQRRNFLATLMLSQGVPMLLAGDEIGCTQKGNNNAYCQDNEISWRDWSLQKSNSELLDFSRELIDFRHKHPVFRRRKWFQGRPIHGFGINDIGWFNADGSEMTEKQWLVSYAKAMEIFLNGEGILTPGPRGERIIDESFLLFFNAHYETLEFALPNVFQDREWEIVIDTNESRFLSPGKLIMGEQTVPVTDRSIMVLRRLA; encoded by the coding sequence ATGTATATAGCTGTATGGCCTGGGAATGTATATCCCTTGGGTGCTACTTGGGATGGCAAAGGTACTAACTTTGCTTTGTTTTCTGAAAATGCAACAAGTGTAGAACTTTGTTTATTTGATGCTGATAATGATGAAATTCGCTTGCCTTTAACAGAAAAAAATAATTTTGTTTGGCACGCTTATCTACCAGGAGTGGGGCCTGGACAACGCTATGGATTTAGAGTACATGGCCCTTGGGCCCCAGAACTTGGCCATCGATTTAACCCTAATAAACTACTAATTGATCCCTATGCTAAGGCAATTGATGGGGAAATTATCGATAATCCAGCTAATTTTGGCTACTCTTTAGATGCACCAGAACAAGACCTAGCTTTTTCTGATTTAGATAATGCCGAAATTATGCCAAAGTGTATTGTTGTCGATCAGTCTTTTGATTGGGGAGACGACAAACTACTTTCTATACCGTGGCACGAAACTATTATTTATGAAACTCACGTTAAAGGCTTTACTAAGTTACACCCAGAAATTCCAGAAGAATTACGTGGTACTTATGCAGGATTAGCACATCCAGCCGCAATTCAATATCTCCAACAACTAGGAATCACATCTGTGGAATTGATGCCTGTGCATCACTTTTTATCTTCTCCAGGATTTCTGGTGGATAAAGGACTCAAAAACTATTGGGGTTACGATTCCATTAATTATTTGACACCCTACTCCGGTTACAGTGCTAGTGGCTCACTCGGACAACAAGTTACCGAGTTTAAGCAGATGGTTAAGGACTTACACGCTGCTGGCATTGAAGTAATTTTAGATGTAGTTTATAACCACACTGGCGAAGGCAATCATTTAGGGCCAACATTATCACTGCGAGGCATCGATAATGCCGTGTACTATCGCTTGGTCAAAGATAATTCCCGTTACTACATGGACTTCACAGGCTGCGGCAACTCTCTAAATGTGCGTCATGCTCAAGTTTTGAAGTTAATCATGGATAGCTTGCGCTATTGGGTAACAGAAATGCATGTTGATGGCTTTCGATTTGATTTAGCTTCGGCATTAGCGCGAGAACTATATGAAGTAGATAATCTCGCAGCTTTTTTTGATATTATTCATCAAGATCCAGTTCTGGCAGATGTGAAGCTGATTGCTGAACCTTGGGATTTGGGAGAAGGCGGTTATCAAGTTGGCAATTTTCCTTTACGTTGGTCTGAATGGAATGGCAGATATCGTGATACTGTCCGGGATTTTTGGCGTGGTGAGGATGATAGCCTGGGGCAATTTGCTTATTGTTTTACCGGTAGCCCTGACCTTTACCAAGCAAACGGGCGTAATCCCAGTGCTAGTATTAATTTCATCACTGCCCATGATGGCTTTACGCTCAATGATTTGGTCAGCTACAACGAAAAGCATAATCAGGCTAACGGCGAAGATAGCCGGGATGGGGAAAGCCATAACCGTTCTTGGAATTGCGGTGTAGAAGGAGAAACCGATGACCCAGACGTAATCCGCTTAAGGGAACGTCAGCGACGCAACTTTTTAGCAACTTTAATGCTGTCTCAAGGCGTACCCATGCTACTAGCAGGAGATGAAATTGGTTGCACCCAGAAGGGTAATAACAATGCTTACTGCCAAGATAATGAAATTTCCTGGCGTGATTGGAGTTTACAAAAATCTAATTCTGAACTACTAGATTTTAGCCGCGAACTGATTGATTTTCGTCATAAGCATCCAGTATTTAGACGGCGTAAGTGGTTTCAAGGTCGTCCTATTCACGGTTTTGGTATCAATGATATTGGTTGGTTTAATGCCGATGGTAGCGAAATGACTGAAAAGCAGTGGCTAGTTAGTTATGCCAAAGCTATGGAAATTTTCTTGAATGGCGAGGGCATTCTTACTCCTGGCCCCCGTGGTGAACGGATTATTGATGAAAGCTTTTTGCTATTTTTTAATGCTCACTACGAAACGCTTGAGTTTGCTTTACCCAATGTTTTCCAAGATAGGGAATGGGAAATAGTTATTGACACCAATGAATCTCGCTTCCTTAGCCCAGGAAAATTGATTATGGGTGAGCAAACTGTACCAGTTACAGACCGTTCTATCATGGTGTTACGTCGTCTTGCTTAG
- the pyk gene encoding pyruvate kinase encodes MRRTKIICTVGPATSAPEKLQALVKAGMNVARLNFSHGAYEFHAQTAHYLRQISSEQQKPIAIMQDLCGPKIRLGTLPSEGLNLEAGTEVTFVLQEKGESIDELPLPLPTLFAMVRPGEPILINDGRVKLIVTARDADRIRAQVKIGGLISTHKGVNLPQTPLPVSSITEKDLLDLRFGIQLGVDWVAVSFVRSPQDLEPAKRMIEAAGASIRLIAKIERAEAVENFDSILNVADAIMIARGDLGVEVPIHEVPLIQKDIIRRCNRAGKPVITATQMLESMISAPDPTRAEATDVANSILDGTDAVMLSGETAVGQYPIAAVEMMHNIAVRTEQALDEGSKHAWCHEAGSLSVTESVAESVCRIAYETGSRAILCNTTSGSTARMVSKYRPTSPIIALTSDITAYRQLALSWGVEALLIPPVHNAEEMFTNVVNTVVDMGLANKGDKVVITSGVPIGKSGTTSLIKVHSIGQPISA; translated from the coding sequence ATGCGTCGAACCAAAATCATTTGTACTGTTGGCCCAGCTACATCTGCACCCGAAAAGCTGCAAGCCTTGGTAAAAGCTGGAATGAATGTGGCGCGGCTGAATTTTTCTCACGGCGCTTATGAATTCCACGCCCAAACTGCTCACTATCTCAGACAAATTAGTAGTGAGCAGCAAAAGCCGATCGCAATTATGCAAGACCTGTGTGGCCCGAAGATTCGTTTGGGAACTTTACCATCGGAAGGGTTAAATTTAGAAGCTGGTACTGAAGTCACCTTTGTTTTGCAAGAAAAGGGTGAAAGTATCGACGAACTACCTTTACCATTGCCGACTTTGTTCGCAATGGTGCGACCAGGTGAACCGATTTTGATTAATGATGGTCGCGTCAAGTTGATTGTTACTGCTCGTGATGCCGATCGCATTCGCGCCCAAGTAAAAATTGGCGGGTTAATTTCTACACACAAGGGAGTAAACCTACCACAAACTCCTTTACCTGTTAGTTCAATTACTGAAAAAGACTTGCTGGATCTGCGCTTTGGGATTCAGTTAGGTGTAGACTGGGTGGCGGTGTCCTTTGTGCGATCGCCACAAGACTTAGAACCCGCCAAGCGAATGATTGAAGCAGCTGGTGCTTCCATCCGCTTAATTGCCAAAATCGAAAGAGCAGAAGCAGTAGAGAATTTTGACTCCATTCTGAATGTTGCGGACGCGATTATGATTGCTCGTGGCGATTTAGGGGTAGAAGTGCCAATTCACGAAGTCCCCCTAATTCAAAAAGATATAATTCGCCGTTGCAATCGTGCTGGCAAGCCGGTGATTACAGCCACCCAAATGCTAGAGTCGATGATTAGCGCCCCCGATCCCACCCGCGCCGAAGCAACCGATGTTGCCAACTCTATCTTAGATGGTACGGATGCGGTAATGCTTTCTGGTGAAACAGCTGTCGGACAATATCCCATCGCCGCCGTCGAGATGATGCACAACATCGCCGTGCGGACAGAACAGGCTCTAGATGAGGGTAGCAAACATGCTTGGTGTCATGAGGCAGGTAGTCTTAGCGTTACTGAATCTGTAGCCGAATCCGTGTGTCGCATCGCTTATGAAACAGGCTCACGAGCAATTCTCTGTAACACGACTTCAGGAAGTACGGCGAGAATGGTGTCTAAATATCGCCCGACTTCTCCCATTATTGCCCTCACCTCTGACATCACCGCTTATCGTCAACTAGCGCTTTCTTGGGGTGTGGAAGCTTTGCTGATCCCACCAGTCCACAATGCCGAAGAGATGTTTACCAATGTGGTGAACACAGTTGTAGACATGGGTTTAGCGAATAAGGGCGATAAAGTAGTAATTACCTCTGGTGTTCCAATTGGTAAATCAGGAACAACTAGTTTAATCAAAGTGCATTCCATTGGACAGCCAATTTCTGCATAA
- a CDS encoding rhodanese-like domain-containing protein has translation MQLLTFNFIKLLIKLQFPNVKEITSKELAQLLLDSAKPRPLVLDARSQIEYAVSHIETAAQIDAVTSDLAALSTLSKDRPIVVYCAVGYRSAKFIRSDRFIVTSDSSTSMARLK, from the coding sequence GTGCAATTACTTACATTTAACTTTATCAAACTCCTAATTAAATTGCAGTTTCCTAATGTTAAAGAAATTACAAGCAAAGAATTAGCTCAATTACTATTAGATTCTGCAAAGCCGCGGCCATTAGTGCTAGATGCCCGAAGTCAGATAGAGTATGCGGTAAGCCATATTGAGACAGCAGCGCAGATAGACGCTGTTACATCTGACTTAGCAGCACTTTCAACACTTTCAAAAGATAGACCAATAGTCGTGTACTGCGCCGTTGGCTACCGTAGCGCCAAATTTATCAGAAGCGATCGCTTCATAGTCACCTCAGACTCCAGCACAAGCATGGCGAGGCTAAAGTAG